The following coding sequences are from one Lycium ferocissimum isolate CSIRO_LF1 chromosome 3, AGI_CSIRO_Lferr_CH_V1, whole genome shotgun sequence window:
- the LOC132050154 gene encoding protein MALE DISCOVERER 2-like isoform X4 — MALLAMGGRWKTYGFKLSYLALLIILYDVHGCSSLNSEGLALLGLRSKVDSDPYGVLANWNPDHCDPCMWSGVQCLGGKVQMLDLHGHSLEGTLAPELGNLTHLRSIVLSKNNFFGAIPKEFGQLRRLEVLDLTDNNLSGRIPAEIGNLHSLRSLLIRNNNLEGSIPFEIGKLHLLSELQFDETLIPTVAGTCCVNRKFAHCIWHGNLRPLNSFIRPLKGTLMRYLTLQRGSGSLDNQIEYSSDNLQSSSRPHIIHTVQNQARRKLVEQSSNLAAVPANGGNPMGPVVSVPSSRSSGSFRAVPNTQGTPPSPLPSSRQQPESPNPKGQSNTAVKQPTDRQAPPPPKSGNIWNYIVAGFGVFLLVVAASVFLVCRSRAATTIGPWKTGLSGQLQKAFVTGVPKLNRSELETACEDFSNIISSHDAYIIYKGTLSSGVEIAVASTTLTSLKDWSESAEMAFRKKIDTLSRVNHKNFVNLIGYCEEDEPFTRMMVFEYAPNGTLSEHLHVKETDPLDWSARMRAIMGTAYCLQYMHDLNPPVPHSSLNSNAIFLTDDYAAKITEIGFWSELIAKSKSSRDDLENSELPALADRETNIYSFGILLLEIISGKSPYSEEQGYLLNWAAQYLKDKMNVSFLVDPTLKSFKNNELMVICEVIEECLQENIRKRPTIGEAIAKLREAIDISPDAAVPRLSPLWWAELELLSSEAA, encoded by the exons ATGGCTCTTCTAGCAATGGGTGGTAGATGGAAGACATATGGATTCAAGTTATCATATCTTGCGCTTCTGATTATTCTTTATGATGTTCACGGATGTAGCTCACTCAATTCTGAAG GATTGGCATTGTTGGGATTACGATCAAAAGTGGACTCTGATCCATATGGAGTTCTTGCAAACTGGAATCCTGATCATTGTGACCCATGCATGTGGTCTGGTGTACAGTGTCTCGGGGGGAAAGTGCAAATGTT GGATCTCCATGGACATTCTTTGGAAGGCACATTGGCACCAGAGCTTGGAAACCTGACTCACTTAAGATCAAT TGTGCTGtcaaaaaacaatttttttggtgCCATTCCAAAAGAATTTGGACAACTTCGAAGGTTGGAAGTGCTTGACTTGACAGATAATAATTTGAGTGGTAGAATTCCAGCAGAAATAGGAAACCTGCATTCACTAAGAAGCTT GTTGATTCGTAACAAcaacttggaaggaagcattcCTTTTGAAATTGGGAAGCTTCATTTGCTCTCTGAATTGCAATTTGACGAAACACTCATCCCCACTGTTGCTGGAACATGCTGTGTAAATAGAAAATTTGCACACTG CATCTGGCATGGAAATCTGAGACCATTAAACTCCTTTATCAGACCACTTAAAGGGACACTTATGCGTTATCTCACACT ACAACGTGGAAGTGGCTCATTGGATAATCAAATAGAGTATTCCTCTGACAACCTACAAA GTTCATCTAGGCCTCACATCATCCATACTGTACAGAACCAGGCACGCCGTAAGTTAGTTGAACAATCCAGCAACCTTGCTGCTGTTCCTGCCAATGGTGGGAACCCTATGGGTCCTGTTGTTTCAGTGCCAAGCAGCAGAAGTAGTGGCTCATTTCGTGCTGTGCCTAATACCCAAGGAACTCCTCCTTCACCCTTACCCTCCTCGCGTCAGCAGCCCGAGTCTCCAAATCCAAAGGGACAGTCAAATACTGCTGTTAAACAGCCAACTGACAGACAAGCTCCACCTCCCCCAAAATCTGGAAATATATGGAACTATATAGTTGCTGGTTTTGGGGTATTTCTGCTCGTTGTTGCTGCATCCGTTTTCTTAGTTTGCAGAAGCAGAGCTGCAACTACAATAGGACCTTGGAAGACTGGGTTGAGTGGACAGCTGCAAAAAGCATTTGTCACAG GGGTCCCAAAGCTTAACAGGTCTGAGCTTGAAACAGCATGTGAGGATTTTAGCAATATAATTAGTAGTCATGATGCATATATAATCTACAAGGGAACTCTATCCAGTGGAGTAGAGATCGCTGTTGCCTCGACTACTCTAACTTCTCTGAAAGATTGGTCTGAGAGTGCAGAAATGGCCTTCAGGAAGAAG ATTGATACCCTTTCAAGAGTGAACCACAAAAATTTTGTTAATCTTATCGGGTACTGTGAGGAGGATGAACCTTTCACTAGGATGATGGTCTTTGAGTATGCTCCAAATGGAACTCTTTCTGAGCATCTGCATG TTAAAGAAACCGATCCTCTTGACTGGTCTGCAAGGATGAGAGCTATAATGGGGACAGCGTATTGTCTTCAGTACATGCATGATCTCAATCCTCCAGTGCCCCATTCCAGCTTGAACTCAAATGCCATATTTTTGACTGACGATTATGCTGCTAAG ATTACAGAGATTGGTTTCTGGTCAGAACTAATAGCCAAGTCAAAGTCCTCGAGGGATGATTTAGAAAATTCTGAGCTGCCGGCACTTGCCGATCGTGAAACAAATATCTATAGTTTTGGAATTCTGTTACTAGAAATAATTTCTGGAAAGTCACCTTATTCAGAAGAACAAGGATATCTTCTAAACTGG GCGGCGCAATACCTTAAAGATAAGATGAATGTGAGTTTCTTGGTTGATCCAACACTGAAGTCCTTCAAAAATAATGAGCTTATGGTTATCTGTGAGGTAATTGAAGAATGCCTTCAAGAAAATATAAGGAAAAGACCAACGATAGGTGAAGCCATTGCAAAATTAAGGGAAGCAATTGATATATCGCCTGATGCGGCAGTTCCAAGGCTTTCTCCCCTCTGGTGGGCTGAACTCGAGCTCTTATCTTCTGAGGCAGCTTAG
- the LOC132050154 gene encoding protein MALE DISCOVERER 2-like isoform X3 codes for MALLAMGGRWKTYGFKLSYLALLIILYDVHGCSSLNSEGLALLGLRSKVDSDPYGVLANWNPDHCDPCMWSGVQCLGGKVQMLDLHGHSLEGTLAPELGNLTHLRSIVLSKNNFFGAIPKEFGQLRRLEVLDLTDNNLSGRIPAEIGNLHSLRSLLIRNNNLEGSIPFEIGKLHLLSELQFDETLIPTVAGTCCVNRKFAHCIWHGNLRPLNSFIRPLKGTLMRYLTLQRGSGSLDNQIEYSSDNLQTGSSRPHIIHTVQNQARRKLVEQSSNLAAVPANGGNPMGPVVSVPSSRSSGSFRAVPNTQGTPPSPLPSSRQQPESPNPKGQSNTAVKQPTDRQAPPPPKSGNIWNYIVAGFGVFLLVVAASVFLVCRSRAATTIGPWKTGLSGQLQKAFVTGVPKLNRSELETACEDFSNIISSHDAYIIYKGTLSSGVEIAVASTTLTSLKDWSESAEMAFRKKIDTLSRVNHKNFVNLIGYCEEDEPFTRMMVFEYAPNGTLSEHLHVKETDPLDWSARMRAIMGTAYCLQYMHDLNPPVPHSSLNSNAIFLTDDYAAKITEIGFWSELIAKSKSSRDDLENSELPALADRETNIYSFGILLLEIISGKSPYSEEQGYLLNWAAQYLKDKMNVSFLVDPTLKSFKNNELMVICEVIEECLQENIRKRPTIGEAIAKLREAIDISPDAAVPRLSPLWWAELELLSSEAA; via the exons ATGGCTCTTCTAGCAATGGGTGGTAGATGGAAGACATATGGATTCAAGTTATCATATCTTGCGCTTCTGATTATTCTTTATGATGTTCACGGATGTAGCTCACTCAATTCTGAAG GATTGGCATTGTTGGGATTACGATCAAAAGTGGACTCTGATCCATATGGAGTTCTTGCAAACTGGAATCCTGATCATTGTGACCCATGCATGTGGTCTGGTGTACAGTGTCTCGGGGGGAAAGTGCAAATGTT GGATCTCCATGGACATTCTTTGGAAGGCACATTGGCACCAGAGCTTGGAAACCTGACTCACTTAAGATCAAT TGTGCTGtcaaaaaacaatttttttggtgCCATTCCAAAAGAATTTGGACAACTTCGAAGGTTGGAAGTGCTTGACTTGACAGATAATAATTTGAGTGGTAGAATTCCAGCAGAAATAGGAAACCTGCATTCACTAAGAAGCTT GTTGATTCGTAACAAcaacttggaaggaagcattcCTTTTGAAATTGGGAAGCTTCATTTGCTCTCTGAATTGCAATTTGACGAAACACTCATCCCCACTGTTGCTGGAACATGCTGTGTAAATAGAAAATTTGCACACTG CATCTGGCATGGAAATCTGAGACCATTAAACTCCTTTATCAGACCACTTAAAGGGACACTTATGCGTTATCTCACACT ACAACGTGGAAGTGGCTCATTGGATAATCAAATAGAGTATTCCTCTGACAACCTACAAA CAGGTTCATCTAGGCCTCACATCATCCATACTGTACAGAACCAGGCACGCCGTAAGTTAGTTGAACAATCCAGCAACCTTGCTGCTGTTCCTGCCAATGGTGGGAACCCTATGGGTCCTGTTGTTTCAGTGCCAAGCAGCAGAAGTAGTGGCTCATTTCGTGCTGTGCCTAATACCCAAGGAACTCCTCCTTCACCCTTACCCTCCTCGCGTCAGCAGCCCGAGTCTCCAAATCCAAAGGGACAGTCAAATACTGCTGTTAAACAGCCAACTGACAGACAAGCTCCACCTCCCCCAAAATCTGGAAATATATGGAACTATATAGTTGCTGGTTTTGGGGTATTTCTGCTCGTTGTTGCTGCATCCGTTTTCTTAGTTTGCAGAAGCAGAGCTGCAACTACAATAGGACCTTGGAAGACTGGGTTGAGTGGACAGCTGCAAAAAGCATTTGTCACAG GGGTCCCAAAGCTTAACAGGTCTGAGCTTGAAACAGCATGTGAGGATTTTAGCAATATAATTAGTAGTCATGATGCATATATAATCTACAAGGGAACTCTATCCAGTGGAGTAGAGATCGCTGTTGCCTCGACTACTCTAACTTCTCTGAAAGATTGGTCTGAGAGTGCAGAAATGGCCTTCAGGAAGAAG ATTGATACCCTTTCAAGAGTGAACCACAAAAATTTTGTTAATCTTATCGGGTACTGTGAGGAGGATGAACCTTTCACTAGGATGATGGTCTTTGAGTATGCTCCAAATGGAACTCTTTCTGAGCATCTGCATG TTAAAGAAACCGATCCTCTTGACTGGTCTGCAAGGATGAGAGCTATAATGGGGACAGCGTATTGTCTTCAGTACATGCATGATCTCAATCCTCCAGTGCCCCATTCCAGCTTGAACTCAAATGCCATATTTTTGACTGACGATTATGCTGCTAAG ATTACAGAGATTGGTTTCTGGTCAGAACTAATAGCCAAGTCAAAGTCCTCGAGGGATGATTTAGAAAATTCTGAGCTGCCGGCACTTGCCGATCGTGAAACAAATATCTATAGTTTTGGAATTCTGTTACTAGAAATAATTTCTGGAAAGTCACCTTATTCAGAAGAACAAGGATATCTTCTAAACTGG GCGGCGCAATACCTTAAAGATAAGATGAATGTGAGTTTCTTGGTTGATCCAACACTGAAGTCCTTCAAAAATAATGAGCTTATGGTTATCTGTGAGGTAATTGAAGAATGCCTTCAAGAAAATATAAGGAAAAGACCAACGATAGGTGAAGCCATTGCAAAATTAAGGGAAGCAATTGATATATCGCCTGATGCGGCAGTTCCAAGGCTTTCTCCCCTCTGGTGGGCTGAACTCGAGCTCTTATCTTCTGAGGCAGCTTAG
- the LOC132050154 gene encoding protein MALE DISCOVERER 2-like isoform X1: MALLAMGGRWKTYGFKLSYLALLIILYDVHGCSSLNSEGLALLGLRSKVDSDPYGVLANWNPDHCDPCMWSGVQCLGGKVQMLDLHGHSLEGTLAPELGNLTHLRSIVLSKNNFFGAIPKEFGQLRRLEVLDLTDNNLSGRIPAEIGNLHSLRSLLIRNNNLEGSIPFEIGKLHLLSELQFDETLIPTVAGTCCVNRKFAHCIWHGNLRPLNSFIRPLKGTLMRYLTLFCRQRGSGSLDNQIEYSSDNLQTGSSRPHIIHTVQNQARRKLVEQSSNLAAVPANGGNPMGPVVSVPSSRSSGSFRAVPNTQGTPPSPLPSSRQQPESPNPKGQSNTAVKQPTDRQAPPPPKSGNIWNYIVAGFGVFLLVVAASVFLVCRSRAATTIGPWKTGLSGQLQKAFVTGVPKLNRSELETACEDFSNIISSHDAYIIYKGTLSSGVEIAVASTTLTSLKDWSESAEMAFRKKIDTLSRVNHKNFVNLIGYCEEDEPFTRMMVFEYAPNGTLSEHLHVKETDPLDWSARMRAIMGTAYCLQYMHDLNPPVPHSSLNSNAIFLTDDYAAKITEIGFWSELIAKSKSSRDDLENSELPALADRETNIYSFGILLLEIISGKSPYSEEQGYLLNWAAQYLKDKMNVSFLVDPTLKSFKNNELMVICEVIEECLQENIRKRPTIGEAIAKLREAIDISPDAAVPRLSPLWWAELELLSSEAA; the protein is encoded by the exons ATGGCTCTTCTAGCAATGGGTGGTAGATGGAAGACATATGGATTCAAGTTATCATATCTTGCGCTTCTGATTATTCTTTATGATGTTCACGGATGTAGCTCACTCAATTCTGAAG GATTGGCATTGTTGGGATTACGATCAAAAGTGGACTCTGATCCATATGGAGTTCTTGCAAACTGGAATCCTGATCATTGTGACCCATGCATGTGGTCTGGTGTACAGTGTCTCGGGGGGAAAGTGCAAATGTT GGATCTCCATGGACATTCTTTGGAAGGCACATTGGCACCAGAGCTTGGAAACCTGACTCACTTAAGATCAAT TGTGCTGtcaaaaaacaatttttttggtgCCATTCCAAAAGAATTTGGACAACTTCGAAGGTTGGAAGTGCTTGACTTGACAGATAATAATTTGAGTGGTAGAATTCCAGCAGAAATAGGAAACCTGCATTCACTAAGAAGCTT GTTGATTCGTAACAAcaacttggaaggaagcattcCTTTTGAAATTGGGAAGCTTCATTTGCTCTCTGAATTGCAATTTGACGAAACACTCATCCCCACTGTTGCTGGAACATGCTGTGTAAATAGAAAATTTGCACACTG CATCTGGCATGGAAATCTGAGACCATTAAACTCCTTTATCAGACCACTTAAAGGGACACTTATGCGTTATCTCACACT GTTCTGCAGACAACGTGGAAGTGGCTCATTGGATAATCAAATAGAGTATTCCTCTGACAACCTACAAA CAGGTTCATCTAGGCCTCACATCATCCATACTGTACAGAACCAGGCACGCCGTAAGTTAGTTGAACAATCCAGCAACCTTGCTGCTGTTCCTGCCAATGGTGGGAACCCTATGGGTCCTGTTGTTTCAGTGCCAAGCAGCAGAAGTAGTGGCTCATTTCGTGCTGTGCCTAATACCCAAGGAACTCCTCCTTCACCCTTACCCTCCTCGCGTCAGCAGCCCGAGTCTCCAAATCCAAAGGGACAGTCAAATACTGCTGTTAAACAGCCAACTGACAGACAAGCTCCACCTCCCCCAAAATCTGGAAATATATGGAACTATATAGTTGCTGGTTTTGGGGTATTTCTGCTCGTTGTTGCTGCATCCGTTTTCTTAGTTTGCAGAAGCAGAGCTGCAACTACAATAGGACCTTGGAAGACTGGGTTGAGTGGACAGCTGCAAAAAGCATTTGTCACAG GGGTCCCAAAGCTTAACAGGTCTGAGCTTGAAACAGCATGTGAGGATTTTAGCAATATAATTAGTAGTCATGATGCATATATAATCTACAAGGGAACTCTATCCAGTGGAGTAGAGATCGCTGTTGCCTCGACTACTCTAACTTCTCTGAAAGATTGGTCTGAGAGTGCAGAAATGGCCTTCAGGAAGAAG ATTGATACCCTTTCAAGAGTGAACCACAAAAATTTTGTTAATCTTATCGGGTACTGTGAGGAGGATGAACCTTTCACTAGGATGATGGTCTTTGAGTATGCTCCAAATGGAACTCTTTCTGAGCATCTGCATG TTAAAGAAACCGATCCTCTTGACTGGTCTGCAAGGATGAGAGCTATAATGGGGACAGCGTATTGTCTTCAGTACATGCATGATCTCAATCCTCCAGTGCCCCATTCCAGCTTGAACTCAAATGCCATATTTTTGACTGACGATTATGCTGCTAAG ATTACAGAGATTGGTTTCTGGTCAGAACTAATAGCCAAGTCAAAGTCCTCGAGGGATGATTTAGAAAATTCTGAGCTGCCGGCACTTGCCGATCGTGAAACAAATATCTATAGTTTTGGAATTCTGTTACTAGAAATAATTTCTGGAAAGTCACCTTATTCAGAAGAACAAGGATATCTTCTAAACTGG GCGGCGCAATACCTTAAAGATAAGATGAATGTGAGTTTCTTGGTTGATCCAACACTGAAGTCCTTCAAAAATAATGAGCTTATGGTTATCTGTGAGGTAATTGAAGAATGCCTTCAAGAAAATATAAGGAAAAGACCAACGATAGGTGAAGCCATTGCAAAATTAAGGGAAGCAATTGATATATCGCCTGATGCGGCAGTTCCAAGGCTTTCTCCCCTCTGGTGGGCTGAACTCGAGCTCTTATCTTCTGAGGCAGCTTAG
- the LOC132050154 gene encoding protein MALE DISCOVERER 2-like isoform X2: MALLAMGGRWKTYGFKLSYLALLIILYDVHGCSSLNSEGLALLGLRSKVDSDPYGVLANWNPDHCDPCMWSGVQCLGGKVQMLDLHGHSLEGTLAPELGNLTHLRSIVLSKNNFFGAIPKEFGQLRRLEVLDLTDNNLSGRIPAEIGNLHSLRSLLIRNNNLEGSIPFEIGKLHLLSELQFDETLIPTVAGTCCVNRKFAHCIWHGNLRPLNSFIRPLKGTLMRYLTLFCRQRGSGSLDNQIEYSSDNLQSSSRPHIIHTVQNQARRKLVEQSSNLAAVPANGGNPMGPVVSVPSSRSSGSFRAVPNTQGTPPSPLPSSRQQPESPNPKGQSNTAVKQPTDRQAPPPPKSGNIWNYIVAGFGVFLLVVAASVFLVCRSRAATTIGPWKTGLSGQLQKAFVTGVPKLNRSELETACEDFSNIISSHDAYIIYKGTLSSGVEIAVASTTLTSLKDWSESAEMAFRKKIDTLSRVNHKNFVNLIGYCEEDEPFTRMMVFEYAPNGTLSEHLHVKETDPLDWSARMRAIMGTAYCLQYMHDLNPPVPHSSLNSNAIFLTDDYAAKITEIGFWSELIAKSKSSRDDLENSELPALADRETNIYSFGILLLEIISGKSPYSEEQGYLLNWAAQYLKDKMNVSFLVDPTLKSFKNNELMVICEVIEECLQENIRKRPTIGEAIAKLREAIDISPDAAVPRLSPLWWAELELLSSEAA; this comes from the exons ATGGCTCTTCTAGCAATGGGTGGTAGATGGAAGACATATGGATTCAAGTTATCATATCTTGCGCTTCTGATTATTCTTTATGATGTTCACGGATGTAGCTCACTCAATTCTGAAG GATTGGCATTGTTGGGATTACGATCAAAAGTGGACTCTGATCCATATGGAGTTCTTGCAAACTGGAATCCTGATCATTGTGACCCATGCATGTGGTCTGGTGTACAGTGTCTCGGGGGGAAAGTGCAAATGTT GGATCTCCATGGACATTCTTTGGAAGGCACATTGGCACCAGAGCTTGGAAACCTGACTCACTTAAGATCAAT TGTGCTGtcaaaaaacaatttttttggtgCCATTCCAAAAGAATTTGGACAACTTCGAAGGTTGGAAGTGCTTGACTTGACAGATAATAATTTGAGTGGTAGAATTCCAGCAGAAATAGGAAACCTGCATTCACTAAGAAGCTT GTTGATTCGTAACAAcaacttggaaggaagcattcCTTTTGAAATTGGGAAGCTTCATTTGCTCTCTGAATTGCAATTTGACGAAACACTCATCCCCACTGTTGCTGGAACATGCTGTGTAAATAGAAAATTTGCACACTG CATCTGGCATGGAAATCTGAGACCATTAAACTCCTTTATCAGACCACTTAAAGGGACACTTATGCGTTATCTCACACT GTTCTGCAGACAACGTGGAAGTGGCTCATTGGATAATCAAATAGAGTATTCCTCTGACAACCTACAAA GTTCATCTAGGCCTCACATCATCCATACTGTACAGAACCAGGCACGCCGTAAGTTAGTTGAACAATCCAGCAACCTTGCTGCTGTTCCTGCCAATGGTGGGAACCCTATGGGTCCTGTTGTTTCAGTGCCAAGCAGCAGAAGTAGTGGCTCATTTCGTGCTGTGCCTAATACCCAAGGAACTCCTCCTTCACCCTTACCCTCCTCGCGTCAGCAGCCCGAGTCTCCAAATCCAAAGGGACAGTCAAATACTGCTGTTAAACAGCCAACTGACAGACAAGCTCCACCTCCCCCAAAATCTGGAAATATATGGAACTATATAGTTGCTGGTTTTGGGGTATTTCTGCTCGTTGTTGCTGCATCCGTTTTCTTAGTTTGCAGAAGCAGAGCTGCAACTACAATAGGACCTTGGAAGACTGGGTTGAGTGGACAGCTGCAAAAAGCATTTGTCACAG GGGTCCCAAAGCTTAACAGGTCTGAGCTTGAAACAGCATGTGAGGATTTTAGCAATATAATTAGTAGTCATGATGCATATATAATCTACAAGGGAACTCTATCCAGTGGAGTAGAGATCGCTGTTGCCTCGACTACTCTAACTTCTCTGAAAGATTGGTCTGAGAGTGCAGAAATGGCCTTCAGGAAGAAG ATTGATACCCTTTCAAGAGTGAACCACAAAAATTTTGTTAATCTTATCGGGTACTGTGAGGAGGATGAACCTTTCACTAGGATGATGGTCTTTGAGTATGCTCCAAATGGAACTCTTTCTGAGCATCTGCATG TTAAAGAAACCGATCCTCTTGACTGGTCTGCAAGGATGAGAGCTATAATGGGGACAGCGTATTGTCTTCAGTACATGCATGATCTCAATCCTCCAGTGCCCCATTCCAGCTTGAACTCAAATGCCATATTTTTGACTGACGATTATGCTGCTAAG ATTACAGAGATTGGTTTCTGGTCAGAACTAATAGCCAAGTCAAAGTCCTCGAGGGATGATTTAGAAAATTCTGAGCTGCCGGCACTTGCCGATCGTGAAACAAATATCTATAGTTTTGGAATTCTGTTACTAGAAATAATTTCTGGAAAGTCACCTTATTCAGAAGAACAAGGATATCTTCTAAACTGG GCGGCGCAATACCTTAAAGATAAGATGAATGTGAGTTTCTTGGTTGATCCAACACTGAAGTCCTTCAAAAATAATGAGCTTATGGTTATCTGTGAGGTAATTGAAGAATGCCTTCAAGAAAATATAAGGAAAAGACCAACGATAGGTGAAGCCATTGCAAAATTAAGGGAAGCAATTGATATATCGCCTGATGCGGCAGTTCCAAGGCTTTCTCCCCTCTGGTGGGCTGAACTCGAGCTCTTATCTTCTGAGGCAGCTTAG